In the genome of Eulemur rufifrons isolate Redbay chromosome 27, OSU_ERuf_1, whole genome shotgun sequence, one region contains:
- the PTPN7 gene encoding tyrosine-protein phosphatase non-receptor type 7 isoform X3, giving the protein MVQACGGRSRAQPPTLSLGAAMTQPPPAKAPAKKHVRLQERRGSNVALMLDVRSLGAVEPICSVNTPREVTLHFLRTAGHPLTRWALQHQPPSPKQLEEEFLKIPSNFVNPEDLDIPGHACKDRYKTILPNPQSRVCLGRAQSQEDGDYINANYIRGYDGQEKVYIATQGPMPNTVSDFWEMVWQEEVSTIVMLTQLREGKEKCVHYWPTEEETYGPFRLRVQDMKEHPEYTVRQLTIQHQEECRSVKHVLFSAWPDHQTPESAGPLLRLVAEVEDSPEASSHARPIVVHCSAGIGRTGCFIATRIGCQQLKARGEVDILGIVCQLRLDRGGMIQTAEQYQFLHHTLALYAAQLPTEPSP; this is encoded by the exons ATGGTCCAGGCCTGTGGGGGGCGCTCCAGAGCACAGCCGCCGACCTTGTCTCTGGGGGCAGCCATGACCCAGCCTCCACCCGCCAAGGCGCCAGCCAAGAAGCACGTGCGGCTGCAGGAGAG GCGGGGCTCCAACGTGGCCCTGATGCTGGACGTGCGGTCCCTGGGGGCCGTGGAGCCCATCTGCTCTGTGAACACGCCCCGGGAGGTCACCCTGCACTTCCTACGCACAGCTGGACACCCCCTCACCCGCTGGGCTCTGCAACACCAGCCACCCAGCCCCAAGCAGCTGGAGGAGGAATTCTTG AAGATCCCCTCAAACTTCGTCAACCCCGAAGACCTGGATATCCCCGGCCACGCCTGCAAGGACCGATACAAGACCATCTTGCCAA ATCCCCAGAGCCGCGTCTGTCTTGGTCGGGCACAGAGCCAGGAGGATGGAGACTACATCAATGCCAACTACATCCGA GGCTATGACGGGCAGGAGAAGGTCTACATTGCAACCCAAGGCCCCATGCCCAACACCGTGTCGGACTTCTGGGAGATGGTGTGGCAAGAAGAAGTGTCCACCATTGTCATGCTCACCCAACTCCGAGAGGGCAAGGAG AAATGTGTCCACTATTGGCCCACAGAAGAAGAAACCTATGGACCCTTCCGGCTCCGCGTCCAGGACATGAAAGAGCATCCGGAATACACCGTGCGGCAGCTCACCATCCAG CACCAGGAGGAGTGCCGGTCGGTAAAGCATGTCCTTTTCTCGGCCTGGCCTGACCACCAGACTCCGGAATCAGCGGGACCCCTGCTGCGCCTGGTGGCTGAGGTGGAGGACAGCCCAGAGGCGTCTTCCCACGCCAGGCCCATCGTGGTCCACTGCAG TGCAGGGATCGGCCGGACTGGCTGCTTCATCGCCACCCGAATTGGCTGCCAGCAGCTGAAGGCCCGAGGGGAAGTGGACATTCTGGGCATCGTGTGCCAACTGCGGCTAGACAG GGGCGGGATGATCCAGACAGCAGAGCAGTACCAGTTCCTACACCACACTCTGGCGCTGTATGCGGCCCAGCTGCCCACGGAGCCCAGCCCCTGA
- the PTPN7 gene encoding tyrosine-protein phosphatase non-receptor type 7 isoform X2 yields the protein MVQACGGRSRAQPPTLSLGAAMTQPPPAKAPAKKHVRLQERRGSNVALMLDVRSLGAVEPICSVNTPREVTLHFLRTAGHPLTRWALQHQPPSPKQLEEEFLIPSNFVNPEDLDIPGHACKDRYKTILPNPQSRVCLGRAQSQEDGDYINANYIRGYDGQEKVYIATQGPMPNTVSDFWEMVWQEEVSTIVMLTQLREGKEKCVHYWPTEEETYGPFRLRVQDMKEHPEYTVRQLTIQHQEECRSVKHVLFSAWPDHQTPESAGPLLRLVAEVEDSPEASSHARPIVVHCSAGIGRTGCFIATRIGCQQLKARGEVDILGIVCQLRLDRGGMIQTAEQYQFLHHTLALYAAQLPTEPSP from the exons ATGGTCCAGGCCTGTGGGGGGCGCTCCAGAGCACAGCCGCCGACCTTGTCTCTGGGGGCAGCCATGACCCAGCCTCCACCCGCCAAGGCGCCAGCCAAGAAGCACGTGCGGCTGCAGGAGAG GCGGGGCTCCAACGTGGCCCTGATGCTGGACGTGCGGTCCCTGGGGGCCGTGGAGCCCATCTGCTCTGTGAACACGCCCCGGGAGGTCACCCTGCACTTCCTACGCACAGCTGGACACCCCCTCACCCGCTGGGCTCTGCAACACCAGCCACCCAGCCCCAAGCAGCTGGAGGAGGAATTCTTG ATCCCCTCAAACTTCGTCAACCCCGAAGACCTGGATATCCCCGGCCACGCCTGCAAGGACCGATACAAGACCATCTTGCCAA ATCCCCAGAGCCGCGTCTGTCTTGGTCGGGCACAGAGCCAGGAGGATGGAGACTACATCAATGCCAACTACATCCGA GGCTATGACGGGCAGGAGAAGGTCTACATTGCAACCCAAGGCCCCATGCCCAACACCGTGTCGGACTTCTGGGAGATGGTGTGGCAAGAAGAAGTGTCCACCATTGTCATGCTCACCCAACTCCGAGAGGGCAAGGAG AAATGTGTCCACTATTGGCCCACAGAAGAAGAAACCTATGGACCCTTCCGGCTCCGCGTCCAGGACATGAAAGAGCATCCGGAATACACCGTGCGGCAGCTCACCATCCAG CACCAGGAGGAGTGCCGGTCGGTAAAGCATGTCCTTTTCTCGGCCTGGCCTGACCACCAGACTCCGGAATCAGCGGGACCCCTGCTGCGCCTGGTGGCTGAGGTGGAGGACAGCCCAGAGGCGTCTTCCCACGCCAGGCCCATCGTGGTCCACTGCAG TGCAGGGATCGGCCGGACTGGCTGCTTCATCGCCACCCGAATTGGCTGCCAGCAGCTGAAGGCCCGAGGGGAAGTGGACATTCTGGGCATCGTGTGCCAACTGCGGCTAGACAG GGGCGGGATGATCCAGACAGCAGAGCAGTACCAGTTCCTACACCACACTCTGGCGCTGTATGCGGCCCAGCTGCCCACGGAGCCCAGCCCCTGA